In one Dehalogenimonas formicexedens genomic region, the following are encoded:
- a CDS encoding ABC transporter substrate-binding protein: MKVRHSTACCNPNLLGRVRTPAQVECFSAEKEAGKCVIQADIDFFDDQYQRNKKGKFRMISFNKIINYTRAKIGFLSIALTAVLMIGLLPGCGSTTENTTSPVTTTPPPTTDYTVTFPLTIKDQTGQSFTFTKPATKIVSLAPGNTEIAFSIGLDANIIGDTTYCDYPPAAASKPKMGGFSTADTEAIVAAQPDLILTANLHITKVVPQLQSLLPKTAVFTLNPKTIQDVMDAMILVGKITDHLKQATEQVAALQAKFDSVTSKTVPLTSFQKPKVLYVLYPDPLMTVGPDTPQYQLVELAGGLSISRGMANGYPTMSIEALVAANPDIIITSGMGTAGSAKDQILNNPQLQTVAAVKNKQVFDIDGNIIQRMGPRLADGLIAMAQVIHPELGIK, encoded by the coding sequence GTGAAAGTCCGGCACAGTACCGCCTGCTGTAATCCCAATCTTCTTGGGAGAGTCAGAACCCCGGCTCAGGTCGAGTGTTTCTCCGCGGAAAAGGAGGCGGGTAAATGTGTAATACAAGCTGACATAGATTTCTTCGATGACCAGTATCAACGAAACAAAAAAGGAAAGTTCAGGATGATCAGCTTCAATAAAATAATAAATTACACACGGGCCAAAATAGGCTTTCTGTCAATCGCCCTGACCGCCGTGCTGATGATAGGCCTGTTGCCAGGCTGTGGAAGCACGACCGAAAATACGACATCACCTGTTACCACGACGCCACCGCCGACCACCGATTACACCGTTACTTTCCCTCTCACGATTAAGGACCAAACCGGGCAGTCATTCACCTTTACCAAACCAGCTACTAAAATAGTGTCTTTGGCGCCGGGTAATACCGAGATCGCTTTCTCGATAGGACTCGACGCAAACATAATCGGTGACACCACTTATTGCGATTATCCACCGGCGGCCGCGAGCAAGCCGAAGATGGGTGGCTTTTCCACCGCCGATACCGAAGCGATCGTTGCAGCTCAACCTGACCTTATTCTCACGGCAAATTTGCACATCACTAAAGTCGTTCCTCAACTACAATCACTGCTACCCAAAACCGCCGTATTCACATTGAATCCCAAAACCATCCAAGATGTAATGGATGCCATGATCTTGGTCGGAAAGATTACTGATCATTTGAAGCAGGCGACCGAACAAGTGGCAGCTTTGCAAGCGAAGTTTGACTCGGTCACTTCGAAAACTGTCCCGCTTACCTCCTTCCAGAAGCCAAAGGTTTTGTACGTCCTGTACCCCGACCCGCTAATGACCGTCGGACCGGATACCCCGCAGTACCAGCTTGTCGAGTTGGCGGGCGGACTCAGTATTTCCCGAGGCATGGCCAATGGATACCCTACCATGTCAATCGAAGCTTTAGTAGCGGCTAATCCGGACATAATAATCACCAGTGGCATGGGAACCGCAGGGTCAGCCAAAGACCAGATTCTAAATAACCCACAACTGCAGACCGTCGCCGCCGTGAAAAACAAGCAGGTATTTGATATAGACGGAAACATCATCCAGCGAATGGGACCCCGCCTGGCTGATGGCCTGATAGCTATGGCACAAGTGATCCATCCAGAATTAGGAATAAAATAA
- a CDS encoding radical SAM protein: MKVYHIAYEPSYGSVDIHIWTKCTLDCQACYTNWELYDFSLYDDATTEIMTRQRTTPPDKFLSYDQVIELLKPLQIKYAVFMGTEAALDPELPKLTKELHEKWGAYNILLTNGIVMPDLADIDQVIFSIKAVSDDIYRKYTGRNNKPALAHFAEIAKMGKNLHAEVVLIPELIEAEEIEKVAKFVGSIDPNIPFRIDAYFPVPECPWRAATNAEVEYAAELAKKYMNKVTILTLDMKRVGDKALRIF, encoded by the coding sequence TTGAAGGTCTACCATATCGCCTATGAGCCATCGTATGGATCGGTGGATATCCACATTTGGACTAAGTGCACTCTCGATTGCCAGGCTTGCTATACGAATTGGGAATTGTATGACTTCAGCCTTTACGATGACGCAACCACTGAGATCATGACCCGGCAAAGAACTACCCCACCAGACAAATTTTTATCTTATGACCAGGTTATAGAACTGCTCAAGCCTCTCCAAATCAAATATGCTGTATTTATGGGAACCGAGGCGGCCTTGGATCCGGAATTGCCGAAATTGACTAAAGAGCTGCACGAGAAATGGGGTGCTTATAATATACTGTTGACCAATGGCATTGTCATGCCGGATCTGGCTGATATTGATCAGGTTATATTCAGCATCAAGGCTGTATCCGACGATATCTACCGTAAGTACACCGGAAGAAACAACAAACCCGCTCTTGCTCATTTCGCCGAAATCGCCAAAATGGGCAAGAACCTTCACGCCGAGGTAGTTCTCATACCGGAATTAATCGAAGCCGAAGAGATCGAAAAGGTTGCCAAGTTCGTTGGCTCGATCGATCCGAACATCCCTTTCCGCATCGATGCCTATTTCCCCGTCCCTGAGTGTCCGTGGCGGGCAGCCACCAACGCCGAAGTTGAATACGCCGCCGAACTGGCAAAGAAATATATGAACAAAGTGACCATCCTCACTCTAGATATGAAAAGAGTAGGGGACAAGGCGCTACGCATTTTCTAG
- a CDS encoding FecCD family ABC transporter permease, giving the protein MKAVNAAPSLAVKWHSRVVTMALLLTGLFLLAAFATTIGTVQIPFSSTISIILDKLPFIHIDQTWSDAAQTIITQIRLPRVILAGAVGIALSVAGATYQGLFRNPLADPYLIGVAQGAALGAAIGFILPITFHNVAFSIIPVFAALGAILTVFVVYSIAKVGTSIPVTTLILGGVAVGSLLMALVNFIITISGDKIHGIVFWMMGSFSSSQWSDVEIALPIILLGSGFIFLFARSLNIIQLGEDQAKQLGVDIEKMKVMLLAAATIITAAAVSFVGIIGFVGIIIPHAIRLIWGADYRFLLPFSALVGAIFLIGADIVSRSVGASEIPIGIITALCGAPFFMYLLRKRTKVLF; this is encoded by the coding sequence ATGAAAGCGGTAAACGCAGCTCCATCGCTGGCCGTAAAGTGGCATTCCCGCGTGGTCACTATGGCTTTGTTATTGACCGGCTTGTTCTTGCTGGCCGCCTTCGCCACGACCATCGGCACCGTTCAGATCCCCTTCAGTTCCACTATAAGCATAATCCTGGACAAGCTGCCGTTCATCCACATAGATCAAACGTGGTCAGATGCTGCACAAACCATCATTACTCAGATCAGGCTCCCTAGAGTAATCCTGGCCGGCGCTGTCGGAATAGCGCTTTCTGTAGCTGGGGCAACTTACCAGGGATTGTTCCGCAACCCGCTAGCAGATCCCTACCTTATTGGCGTTGCCCAGGGGGCCGCTCTGGGTGCTGCAATCGGTTTTATTTTACCCATCACTTTCCACAATGTAGCATTTAGCATCATTCCTGTATTCGCCGCACTCGGCGCTATTCTCACCGTTTTCGTTGTATACAGCATCGCTAAAGTAGGGACGTCAATCCCTGTCACCACCCTCATTTTGGGCGGTGTGGCGGTAGGTTCGCTGCTCATGGCCCTGGTTAACTTCATCATCACAATAAGCGGCGACAAGATCCACGGAATAGTTTTCTGGATGATGGGCAGTTTTTCTTCGAGCCAATGGTCAGATGTTGAAATTGCGCTACCGATCATCTTGCTTGGCAGCGGATTCATTTTCCTGTTTGCCAGGTCGCTAAACATCATCCAGCTTGGTGAAGACCAGGCCAAGCAACTTGGAGTCGACATCGAGAAGATGAAAGTTATGCTGTTGGCAGCAGCCACAATAATCACGGCCGCGGCTGTATCTTTCGTGGGAATCATCGGTTTTGTCGGCATTATCATCCCTCATGCCATCAGGTTGATCTGGGGTGCGGACTATCGCTTCCTACTTCCTTTTTCGGCCCTGGTTGGAGCGATTTTTCTGATTGGTGCGGACATCGTCTCCCGAAGCGTCGGAGCTTCAGAAATACCGATAGGCATTATTACTGCGCTTTGCGGTGCGCCGTTCTTCATGTACCTGTTGCGCAAAAGGACGAAGGTGCTGTTCTAA
- a CDS encoding ABC transporter ATP-binding protein, whose amino-acid sequence MLTLEMENITLAYGNKEVVRNITFKAMPGEMVGLVGPNGSGKSTIIKALCHVLNPKAGRILTNGNDISQLSYRDLAKTISVVPQTPVLPSAFTAFEIVLMGRNPHLGMFQYESKNDIDIAWGAMERCGVQQFADRHISELSGGEIQSVVIARALAQETEGILLDEPTANLDIGRQIEVLDLLKEECTNRHLTIIAAIHDLNLAAHYCEKLVLIKNGELYAFGSPREVITSENICNVYGPGSYVHTHPLSGLPAVLPKVSNIKDIEPCIVHGA is encoded by the coding sequence ATGTTAACCCTAGAAATGGAGAACATCACCCTCGCTTACGGCAATAAAGAGGTTGTCCGCAATATTACCTTCAAAGCCATGCCCGGAGAAATGGTCGGCCTGGTCGGGCCAAACGGGTCCGGCAAATCGACTATTATAAAAGCGCTGTGCCACGTCTTGAACCCCAAAGCGGGGCGCATTCTCACTAACGGCAACGACATTTCTCAGTTGTCGTACAGGGATTTAGCCAAGACGATTAGCGTGGTGCCGCAGACTCCCGTGTTGCCCAGTGCTTTTACGGCTTTCGAAATTGTTCTCATGGGTCGCAATCCACATCTCGGCATGTTCCAATATGAGAGTAAAAATGACATAGACATTGCCTGGGGGGCAATGGAACGTTGCGGAGTGCAACAATTCGCCGACAGGCATATTTCGGAATTGTCCGGCGGTGAAATTCAGAGCGTGGTCATCGCCAGAGCCCTGGCCCAGGAAACAGAAGGGATATTGCTCGATGAGCCAACGGCTAATTTGGACATCGGGCGCCAGATAGAAGTTCTCGATCTATTAAAAGAAGAGTGCACCAACAGGCATCTTACGATCATCGCGGCTATTCACGACCTGAACCTGGCGGCACATTACTGCGAAAAACTGGTTTTGATCAAAAATGGTGAACTGTATGCTTTTGGTAGCCCCCGAGAGGTAATAACCTCCGAAAACATTTGCAACGTTTACGGCCCCGGCAGCTATGTCCACACTCACCCATTAAGCGGTCTGCCCGCGGTTTTACCCAAAGTCAGCAACATTAAAGATATCGAACCTTGCATCGTTCACGGAGCGTAA